Part of the Thermogemmatispora onikobensis genome, GCCTCCAGTAAGGGACCACGCACGCCGAACTCGCGGGCCGCGCGCTGCCCTGGACGAAAATCGCCCTCGTCATCTTTGTTGACTCCATAGGCGACATAGCGCAGGCCGTGCTGCTGAGCCAGGGCCGTCAGATGAGTGAATAGCTCCGTCTTACAAAAATAGCAGCGATTCGGCTGGTTGGTGAGATAGCGCTCATCCTCAAGCTCATGCGTCTCAACAGTCAGCACCCGAATGCCCAGGTCACGTGCCAGCTGCAGCGCGGCCTCGCCCTCTTCGGGCGCATAGGCAGGCGAGAGCGCCAATGCGCCAAGCGCTCGCTCGCCGAGTTCGTCGTGGGCTACCTTCAAGAGCAAGGTGCTATCGACGCCACCGGAGTAGGCCACCAGAACCGACTCCATCTCTTTCAGAATGGCCTGCAGGCGGCGATACTTCTCCAGTGTCGCGGCCCCAACCTCCAGGGCCGTTACACGTTCATCCTTCGCCGAGGGAGTTGTGAGCATAGAACTGCTGTCGTGCCTTTCTTGGATCTCCCACCCAGGGGGGAACGCCGCGCTGGCCATCCTCCTGTCGCTGGCAACGGGGTCAGCCGCGTTCCTCGCCGAGCTGATGATGATATACTATAGAGCAGTATTGCATTGAAGATCTCGGCTGCGCGCGGTCAAGTGCTATTATAGCATGGCCGACAAGCCTGAGCCGAATCCAGAGATTGGAAGGAGACCATCGTGAGCGGAGAGCCAGGATGCGCCGCCATTCTCCTGGCTGCAGGCACCTCTAGCCGCATGGGAGCAGGTCGCCACAAGCTGCTTCTGCCGCTGGCCGGGCGCCC contains:
- the larE gene encoding ATP-dependent sacrificial sulfur transferase LarE; translation: MLTTPSAKDERVTALEVGAATLEKYRRLQAILKEMESVLVAYSGGVDSTLLLKVAHDELGERALGALALSPAYAPEEGEAALQLARDLGIRVLTVETHELEDERYLTNQPNRCYFCKTELFTHLTALAQQHGLRYVAYGVNKDDEGDFRPGQRAAREFGVRGPLLEAGLHKSEIRALARWLGLPVWDKPALACFSSRIPYGTRIDIETLQKIYQAEKLLHELGLRQVRVRHHGVVARIEVERQDMPRLIEEEMSRQVTEGLRRLGYLYVTLDLLGFRSGSLNEGFFKKKKRPAMEGSSGEER